The Halostella limicola genome includes the window CAGTTGCTCACTCATTAGGCGGGCCTAGGGAAAGCGACCGATTAGGCCTTTCGAAACCGGGAGTCCTGCCGATCCGCCGACGCAGCGGCCGTCAGTCGAGTTTCTCCAGCGCCTCGAAGAAGTCGACCGTCGGGCCGGCGAGCCGCACCGGGCGGCCGGCCGTCGTGATCCGGACGGTCTCGGGCGGGTCGAGCCGCCGCTGGGTCCGGCCGTCGCTGATGGCGTAGCCGGCGGGCGCGTCGGCGACCCGCACCGTCACCTCGCAGTCCTCGCTCGCGACCAGCGGGGGCATCCCGTCGGCGGCGCACATCTCCGTGATCACCAGCGCGTCGAGGTCGGGGCGGACAAGCGGCCCGTCCTCGCTCAGGTTGTACGCCGTGCTCCCGGTCTGGGTCGCGACGATGACGCCGTCGGCGTGGCCCTCCGTGTACGTCGCGCCGTCGACCTCGACGGCGATCTCGGCCCCGCTGCCCGGCCCCCGCTGCTCGCCCTGAACGACTACCTCGTTGATCGCGGGTTCGAGCGACCAGTCCTCCCCTTCGGCCCGTAACCGGGGGACCTCGCGGTACCTGACCTCCCCCGTCTCGCGCAGGCGGTCGACCGCGTCGGTGACGGCGTCCACGGCCTCCGCCGGCGACACGGCGTTCAGGAACCCGACCTCGCCGAGGTTGACGCCCATTATCGGCGTCGACCCGGCGCCGCGGGCCGCGTACAGGAAGGTCCCGTCGCCCCCGATGCTCACCACGAGGTCGCGCTCCCGCATCCGATCGACCGACACGCCGTCGACGGGGAGGTGCGCCGCGGTCGCTTCGTCGACGAGGACGTCGACGCCCTCCGCCCGGAGCGTCCTCCGGATCTCGTCGGCGAGTCCCGCGGCGCGCTCGTTCCCCTTCTGTGCGACGATCCCGACGTCCATGCCACCGGGTTGCCGGCGCTGGGTGAAAAACTCCCCGCTGGGCAACAGGGTTATTTATTCCCAGCAGCGTAGTGACCGTATCACGCGCGCGACCCGTCAGGGAAGCGTCACCAGAAGCACCATGGAACCGAGCACGCTCCGCACGATCCGAACGCGCGCCGCCGCTACCGGCGGAACCGCCCGCCGTCCCGACGGCGTACCGGGGTGGTCGGCGTGAGCGAGGGGACGGAGGACTGGTTCGAGCGCGCTCTCCAGAGCGAGGACGGAGCGGACGACGACGCCTCCGCCGACCTCCCGGACGAAGCGGCGAACGACGGCGTCGAGGCAGCCGACGGGACGACAGTCGACGACGGCCCGAACCGAGACGGGTCGGCGATCGGAGACGGCCCGACGACCGAGGACGACCCGGAGCGAGCGGACGACGACTCGCTGTTCGAGGAGGACTTCGCCTCCGCGCTGTCGGGGTCCGGGGCGGCCGGCGTCGGTGACGCGGAGGGCTTCGGCGACGCGCTCGACGTCGACGACGATCCCGCGGCCGGTACCGGCTTCGGAATGAACGACGGTTTCGGGGGCGACGATCTCGGGGGCGGCTTCGACGGCGACGACTTCGGCATGGGCGGCGGCTTCGGCGGCGGCGACTTCGACGACGAGGAGTTCGAGTCCGACCTCCCCCGCATCGAACTCGGCATCGAGGGGTTGGACGACATGATCCAGGGCGGCGTCCCGGAGCGCTCCCTGATGGTCACCATCGGCAGCGCCGGGACGGGGAAGACGACGTTCGGCCTGCAGTTTCTCAACCACGCGCTCGAACGGGGCGAGCGCGCGGTGTACATCACGCTCGAGGAGAGCAAGCACCGCGTCGTCAACAGCGCCACCGAGAAGGGGTACGCCTTCGACGAGTACGTCGACGAGGGCCGCCTCGCAGTCGTGGACATCGACCCCGTCGAGATGGCCAACAGCCTCACCTCGATCCGGAGCGAGCTCCCGCGGCTCGTCGACGAGTTCGGCGCGAGCCGCCTCGTGCTCGACTCCGTCTCCCTGCTCGAGATGATGTACGACGACCGCGCGACGCGCCGCAACGAGATCTACGACTTCACCAAGAGCCTGAAGCGGGCCGGCGTCACGACGATGCTGACCAGCGAGGCCAGCGAGGACAGCCCGTACGCCTCCCGCCACGGCATCGTCGAGTACCTCACCGACGCCGTGTTCATCCTCCAGTACGTCCGCCCCTCGGACTTCCGGGAGACCCGCCTCGCCGTCGAGATACAGAAGATCCGCGACGCGAACCACTCCCGCGAGACCAAGCCCTACGAGATCACCAACGAGGGCCTGAGCGTCTACCGGCAGGCGAATATCTTCTGAAACGACCTTTTGCGCTGTCGTTCGGAAATCGCTTCGCGATTTTCGAACGCTCGCAGGTGCACTGGTCGTCCACGGGCCTGCTCTTCTCCGAGTCGCGCGACGCTCGGTTCGCGGCCTCTCGACGCGTTCTCGTCCGCGGAGATCGGAAACCGTTCACCCGCCGTACAGGTCAGTTACCCCTCGTAACCGCCTCATTCTTATTCCGACGTTCGCCCTACTCCGGTGCATGGCCCAGAAGACCGGCACCAAGACGTCGATGAGCCGCGAGCAGCTCGGAGAGTACCTGCAGGACCTCGGACGGCAACTCGCCGGCGAGGAGGGCGTGACCGTCAGGATAGAGAACCGGAACGTGACCCTTCGGCCGTCGGACTCGGTCAGCGTGGAAGTCGAGGTGACCGAGCGGTCGTCGCTGCTACGGAGCAACCGCGAGAAGGTCTCGCTGGACATGAGCTGGAAGCCGAAAAAGCGGAAGTAGCCGGGCTCCTCGTCGCGGCAGCGGAGGGTTAGCGCACCACGGTCACCGGCACGGGGGACCGGCGGACCACCGTCTCGGCGACGCTGCCGAGCAGGATGCGGGTCATGCCCGAGCGCCCGTGGCTCCCCGTGACGATGAGGTCGACGTCGTGCTCTTCGGCGTACTCGACGATGGCGTTCGCGGGGCCGCCGACCTCGACCGCCGTCTCCACCGACACCCCCTCGCGCTCCGCGTGCTCCTCGGCCTCCGCGAGCGTCTCCTCGGCAGTCTCGCGGGCCCGTTCGTACCACTCCTCGGGGTAACTCGGCGTAGCCGCCCGCGCGCCGTAGCCCGCCTCGCCCGGGTCGATGGCGGTCAGGACCGTCAGGTTCGCGTCGGCGTGCTCCGCGAGCGCGTACTCCAGCGCGCTCTCGGACTGGGGCGACCCGTCGTAGGCCACGAGTACGTCTTTTGTCATATGTGGCCGTAGGGGGACCAGTCAGTAAACGGTTACTCTCGGCCGTGCTTCGTGAGGCACTTCGAGAGGCCGATGAGTTCGACGGGTTCGGAGTTGTCCGGCGAGTAGACGACCATCTGGCCCTTCTCCATGTACGGCACCTTCCCCTCCAGGTTCGAGGGGATGTTCACCGAGGAGATGGCGTCCTCGTCGCCGAGGTTGAGGACGACGGTGGAGTTGATCTGCTTGAACACTGGGTCGGCGATGTCCTGCGGGTCCTGCGTGATGAGAAAGAGGCCGAGGCGCTCCTTGCGGCCCTGCTTAGCCGCGTCGGTGAACTTGCCGATCACCTTGCGCGCCTGCACGCTCTCGGCGTCGGTGAGGAAGTTGTGGGCCTCGTCCATGCCGACGACCAGCGGCGTCTCCTTGATGCGGTCGTACGTCGGTGCGTTCGACAGTTTCTGGTCGATGAGCAGGCTGGAGACGGCGAGGACGATGACCTCCGTCGCCCGCGTATCGTTGACGTGGTAGGTCGGGACGACGGTGAGGCCGCCGGGGCGGACGAGCTCCGAGACCAGGTCCGTGATGGGGCGGGCGTCCCCGTCGAACACGTCGCCGAACCCGCGGACGCGACGCTTGACGGCGTCGAACGTCGCTTCGTGTACCGTGCCCGCCTCGTGCAGTTCCTCGCGCAGCGCGGGGTCGTCGAGGTAGGAGAGAAACTGGTCGTACGTCCCCTCGTTGCCGTACTGCCGGAAGAAGCGGTCGACCAGCACGTCCAGGGCGTTGAACTGGTTGTCGTTCAGGCGGCCGCCGGCGATGAGCCAGCGGTTCGACCGCACCATCGAGAACGGGATCGTGAACTCCACCTGTTCGGCGCGGTGGTGGTCCGCGCCGTAGCTCGTCCCGTCCACGACCGGGACGAGGGCCTTCGTGTCGTCGTGCCCGCCGTGGGCGATCCCCTCGCGCTCGTAGCGCCGCCGGTCCTCGGCGGTGACGTCGGGGTTGTCGTCGTGCATCTGCGCGTACTCGTCCTGCGGGTCGAACTGCACGACCGCGGCGCGGGCCTGCCGGCCGTCGTCCATGTCGTAGGTGCGGTCCGAGTCGAGGAACTGCCGGAGGACGTTCTTCGAGGCGTGGGTCTTCCCGGACCCCGTCCCGCCGGCGACCAGCGTGTGCCGGAAGACGAGGGGGTCGCCGTCCTCGTAGTCGTCCTTCAGGCGGTAGTCGATCGTCGGCGGCTCCGCGGCGGTCCGGACCTTCTCGCCGCCGACCGAGAGGTGCCCGAGGAAGACGCCGTCGTCCGGCATCTTCAGCCCCGTCTTGATCTCGGAGGCGTCCGTCGCCTCGCGGACGGGCGTCTCGGGTTTCGGCACGCGGTCGGTCATCCGCCGTTTCAGTTCGCCGCCGTCTTCGTACAGGATCGCGACGGGCTCCAGCGACGCGAGGAACTTGTAGTCGGCCTCGTCGATCCCGTCCTTGCGCATCGCGCGCCGGGCGTGGATCTCGGTGGCGTCGTCGCTCGCGTACTCCTGGACGTACTCCAGCGCGGTGATGCGGCAGAACAGTTTCTCGCCGGCGGAGGCCCCGCGCCCGCCCTCGTCGGGGTAGGGCACGAGCAGGTACTTCCCGATGCGGACGTTCGGGCGGTTCTCCGCCGTGACGTACGCCCGCAGGGTGGTCTCGTCCTCCTCCTCGCCGATGCAGAGCCCCTCGGAGACGGCGACCGTCCCGATGCCCCGGTCCTCGCCGGCGACGGTCGCGTCGACCTCCTCGAACGCGCTCGCGTCGCCATCCGCGCTCGCGCCCGCGTCGCCGTCCGCGGACGCCCCGTTCCCCGTCACGCCGCCGGAGGACGACTCCTCGGCGTCGTCGTCGGGGTCGTACTCGGTGTAATCTCCCAGGTCGGCCATACGACCGACATGCGAACCCTCTGTTAAAACCTTTCTCACGTCCGTCGCAGCACCCGTGGCCTTATTCCCTCTCCGACCTTACTGCGGGTTATGTTACTAGTTCGCGGCAGCGCCGGCGGCACCGAGCTGACCGGCACCGTGTACGAGCGGGGGGAGCGTGCCCCGTCGTTCAAGGGCGCGCCCGACGAGGACGCCCCGTACGTCTGGGTCTGCGACGAGTTCTACGAGGTCGAAAGCGGCGGCACCACGCAGGAGGTCGGCGGCCGCGAGCTGCGGATCGCCTTCGAGTCGCCGATGCCTCGCGGGTTCGACACCCGCGAGCAGGCCCTGGAGGCGGCGAAAGACCACGTCCGCACGCAGTTCGCCCGCATCGGCGTCGACGGCGAGGACGTCGAGATAGAGGTCCAGAAGGAAGAGCCCGGCGCCGAAGTGTAGCGTCGGCGGTCGGTCTCACTCCTCGAAGACGCTGTCAGGTAGCCGGTCGGCGAGCAGTTCGCGCGTCCACACGGCGAAGCCGTGGTCGTTCCCGTACGTCCACACCGCGAGTTCCCGCGTCACGTCGGGCAGGCCGCTCTCCTCGACGCCCGCCGCGACGACCGACTGGCGGTCCACCATGAGCAACTGCGCGGGCCACTCGCCGTACACGTCCTCAGTCTCCCGGAGCCCCTCCGAGACCACGACGGTCGCGTCGGGCACGGCGTCCTCGAACCGCTCCCGAAGCCCCTCGTCGGGGACCTCGACGACGACCGCCGCGCCCCGGTCGGCGGCCGCCGCCAGTTCGTCGAGGATCCGGTCGTCGATCACCGACTCCGCGGCGACGAGGTGATGCACCGCGGACTCGGCGTCGCCGAGGAGCGCGACGACCCGGTCGGTGACGTGGTCGGCCTGCGCGATGGCCCACATCCCCTCGTCGTCGTCGGAATCGGGCTCCTCGACTTGTTTGAGCGCGTTCTCCGCCGCCTCGATCCGGGAGTCGTAGTCCTCCTGGAGGCGTCGGAACGCCACCTCGGTCGGGACGGCCTTGTACTCGCGGGGTTCGGAGTGCTGGACGTCGACGAGGCCTCGCTCGTCCAGTCGTTCGACGGTGTCGTACACCCGGGACCGCGGCACCTCCGCGACCTGGCTGATCTCCTTCGCGGTCCCCGTCGTCATCCGCGCGAGGGCGACGAAACACCGCGCCTCGTACTCAGTCAGGCCCAGCTCCTGCAGCGCCGCCGTCGCCTCCTCCACGTTGCCCATATCCTCACCTAGGCACGTTGTCGACCAAGTACGTCGGCCTCGTCCGACCGTCACTCGGCCGTCGGCTCGCGCGCGCCGTCACCGACGTCCCTCGCGACGAACGACGACGCTCCGCACCGACAGCCGTTCCGGCCGATCACCCGGACCGTTCCGTCCGGCCACTCCCTCCCGGCGTAGGCCGCGCCGCAGCGCTCGCACTCGGCGACGACTCTACGGGGCTCGTCCCCAGACACGAGAAAACGGGATCAGGCGAGGATCCGGTGCGCCGACGGGCGCACTCGCTCCTGTTCGTCTTCCGCGACGTCGAAGGCGCGGCTACCGCACTTGCAGCAGCCGCTCTCGGCGAGGGGTTCGACCGCGTCGCCGTCGCGTACGCCCGGTTGGCAGTGCCCGCAGTTGACGCATTCTCCCATTACGACCATACCTTCCCTACGCGATACCCCTTTTAACGTCTATCGTGAGTCCCGACGGGGTTTACGGGCTGTTTCTCCGATCGAAACAACACCTACTCGTCCTCCCAGCGGACGTCGTCGTACGTCCGCAGCTCCTCGGAGTCGAGCCGACGCTCGAACGTCCGGCGGAGCGACCGCTTCTCCTCCCGGCTGATCCGGGCCAGCGCGTCGGCCTTGTGGACGGCGGCAGGCGGGCCCCGCTCCGCGGCGATCTCCGCGAGGACCTGCCGTTCGAGGCGCTCCCGGGTCTCGTCGTCGCCGGCGAACGCGTACGGGGCCTCGACCTTGTACAGCACGTCCTCCCGCGGGTCGTAGACGACGAAGAACGTCACCTCGTACGCCCCCGGGTCCATCTCGCGGTCGATGCCGAGCGCGTCGCCGTCCGCGGCGAGCGTCCGGTCGGAACCGCCCCGCGAAACGAACCAGTTCGTGAACGTCAGCTGGTCGGTGCGCCGGTCGCCCCCGTCGCGCTCGCGTTCCAGCAGGCGAGTGAACAGCGCGGTGTCGTCGACCCACGGCGCGGGAACGCCCTTCTCGCTCACGACCCTGGTGATCAGCTTCGCCGAGGGGTTCTTCACGAAGCCGATAAGCGGCGTCCCCTCGTCGACGAACCGCTCGACGAGGCGGACGTAGTTCTCGACGATGGCGCGGGGCTTCGCGTCGTGGGTCAGCTCCCGGAGCTCCGCGTCGCGGTCCTGCCAGTTCAGCAGCTCCTTCGGATACAGTGGCCCGTCCAGCACGAGCAGGTCAGACACCGCGTCGGCGTGTTCCAGTGCGTGGCTGCTCTCCGCGAGGTACAGCGCCAGCGCGTGGACGACGCCCTCCGTGAACCGGCTCACCCGGGGGGCCTGCAGGACGCGCCGGCGGCTGTACCCCTCGTCGTAGCGTACCCAGTCCTCGGGCAACCGGACGGTGACGTCGCTGGCGTGGACCGTCGCTACGAGGCTGCGCGAGCGGTGCAGTTCGAGGTCCGAGGGACACCCGCTCATCGCGGCCTGCGCGACGTCCAGCACGAGGCCGTTCTTGAACGTGGTCGGGTTGATCGTCCCGGAGTCGAGGCCGTGCGTGGTGGGAAACGGCGGGTCCTGCAGCGCCGCGGCCTCCACGTCGACGCAGCGCCGCCGCAGGTCGCCCACGGGCTCTATCACCCGCCGGCCGTCGTCGACCAGCGGGTCGAGGTAGTTCTCCCAGACGTCGGTCGCGAGGTCCCGGTGGTCGTCGTCGTCGACGTCCTCGCTGATCTTGCGGGCGAGTTCCGCGATGCCGTCGAAGTGCACCGGGTCGAGTGTCATTCGTCAACCCTGTTCGCGCCGACCGCGAAAAAGCCAGCGGTCGGCGGTGTCGGCGGCCCGGCGGTCAGTCCTCGCCGGACTCGTAGTGGTCGCCGGCGGCCTCGGGGATGCGGGTCTTGCCGACCAGCGCCAGCACGAGGATGACAGTCACGAACGGGATGGTCCGGATCAGCGAGTCCGGCACCGCGAACGTGCCGACGGTCTGGAGGCGGATCTGGATCGCGTCCAGGCCGGCGAACAGCATCGTCGACAGCATCGCCCCGATGGGGTTGTAGTTCCCGAACAGGTACGCGACGATGGCGATGAACCCCTTCCCGTTGACCATCGTCGGCCCGTTACCGGTGAACTGGCCGATGTTGAACGCCAGCGACGCGCCGCCCATCCCCGAGAGCACGCCCGAGAGGAGGACGGCCGAGTAGCGGACGCGGGAGACGCTCACGCCCGCGGTGTCGAGCGCCTTCGGGTTCTCGCCGGCCGCGCGCACCCACCGACCGAACGAGGTGCGGTTGAGGGTGTACCAGGAGAGCGCCACCGCGAGGAACATCAGGTAGACGGCCGGCGTCGCGTCGAACAGCGCGCCGAGGAACGGCACGTCGGCGAGCACCGGCACCGTGATGGTGTTGAACGACTGGACGCTCGAGGTGTTCGGCCCGTTGTAGATGACCTGCGAGGCGAACGGCGCGAGCCCCAGCGCGATGAGCCACACGGCCAGCCCGGCGATGATCTGGTCCGCGCGGAACTCGATGCAGACCACGGCGAAGACGGCCGCGAGCAGCGTCGACGCGACGACCCCGACGAGGAACCCGGCCCAGAGGGAGCCGGTCACGTCGGTGCCGTAGACGGCGGCGAACGCCGAGATGATGAGCAGCCCCTCCAGCCCGATGTTGATCACGCCGGACTTCTCGGCGAAGATGCCCCCGAGCGCCGCGAAGACGATGGGGGCCGCGAGGCGGAGCGTGCTCGACAGCGCGGACTTCGAAGCGATGATCCCGAACAGGGTCGCCGCTCCCGACTCGGGCGCGACCAGCGCGGCGGCCGCGAGTCCGAGCAGCGCGAGCACGGCGACGGCCGCCACGACGATGCGCCCCGAGGGGTTGCCGAACCGTTCGGAGAGCCCGCCCATCTCCTCAGTCATCGTCGGCACCCCCTGCGGCGGCGGGGCGGTCGCCCTCTCCGGGCGCCGAGATCCGCCGGCCGATGATCCTGAAGAACTCGGGCATCGCGACGAAGAGGATGATCAGTCCCCTGAGGACGCCGATGAGCTGCGGCGGGACGTCCGTCGCGAAGTCGACGACGCTGGACCCCGACTTCAGCACGCCGAACAGGAAGGCGGCGAACACCGCGCCGACGGGGTGGTTTCCCGCGAGGATAGAGACGGTGATCCCGTCGAAGCCGTACGAGGGGACGCCCGTCTGGAAGTTCCCGAGCACCATCAGCACGTAGACCGCCCCGCCGATCCCGCCCAGCGCGCCCGAGAGCGTCAGGGACGCGACGACGGTTCGGGCCGAGTCGACGCCGCCGTACTCGGCTGCCTCGGGCTGGAGTCCGGACGTGCGGATGTCGTAGCCGAACGACGTATGCTCGAGCATGTAGTAGATGCCGCCGACGAACGCGAACGCGACGAGCAACGCGATAAGCGAGAAGTCGAGCCGCGGGTCGAACAGGACCGTGGGGAACGTCGCGTAGTCCGGCAGCGTTACCGTCTGGTTCGCCTGGCTGTTCGGGTCGCCGAAGTGGGCGTTGACGAGATACAGCGCGACGAGGGAGGCGACGAAGTTGAGCATGATCGTCGTGATCACCTCGTTGGCGTCGGCGTACGCCTTGAGCGCGCCCGGGATCGCGCCGTAGAGGCCGCCGCCGAGCGCGCCGACGAACAGCCCGAACGGGATGAGCACGAGCGTGCCGAGCGCGCCCGAGAGGAAGGGGGCGACCCACAGCACGGCGAGCGCGGACGCCAGCGCGCCGACGACGAGCTGGCCCTGCGTCCCGATGTTGAAGATGCCGGCGCGGAACGCGAGCGCGACCGACAGCCCGGTGAAGATGAGCACCGTCGTCTCCCGCAGCGTGACCGCGAACTGCGGGTTCAGCGGCGACCAGCCGCCGCTGAGCGGGTCGCCGAGCGCGCCGAGGAACAGCCGGTCGAACACGAGCACCGGGTCGTAACACAGCGTCTGCCCCCCGAGCGTCATCACCGGGGTCCGGCAGGTCGCGATGAACCCGGAGACGACGATGATGAGGGTGCCGACGAGGATCGACAGCAGGAGGGCGGCGCCGGCGATGAACAGGCGCTCGCCGGCCGACGCCCGCGACAGGTCCACGAGCCCCTGGCGGATGCGGTCGATCCAGCCCCCGTCGCTCATCCCGTCACCTCCAGCCCGCCAACCTCGATGTCGGGACGCTGCCCGGCCATCAGCAGGCCGAGTTGCTCCTCGGTCACCGCGTCGGGGTCGACGACGTCCATCAGCTGTCCCTCGTAGATGACGCCGAGCCGGTCGGACAGCGACTGCACTTCGTCGAGCTTCGAGGAGACGAGCAGGATCGCCTTCCCCTCGGCTCGGAGGTCGTTGATCCGGTCGTGGATGAACTCCGTCGACCCGATGTCGACGCCGCGGGTCGGGTGGGAGGCCACGACGAGCCGCGGGTCGCGGGCGAGCTCGCGGCCGACGACGAACTTCTGCTGGTTGCCGCCGGACAGCGATTGCGCCTTCGCGTCGGCGTCCGGCGGACGGACGTCGTACTCGTCGACGATGGTCTCGGCGTGGTCGCGGGTGTGCTTCCAGTCGATGCGCCCGCGGTTCGCGTACGGTTCGGCGTGCTGGCTCCCGAGCAGGCCGTTGCTCACCAGGTCGAAGTCCATCACCAGTCCGCGCTCCTGACGGTCCTCCGGGATGTACGCCATGCCCGCCTCGGTGCGCTCCCGGCGGCGGTCCTCGGTGACGTCCTCGCCGTCGAAGACCACGCGGCCCTCGTCGGCGAAGTCGAGGCCGGTGATCGCCTCGACGAGTTCGGACTGGCCGTTCCCGTCGACGCCGGCGATGCCGAACACCTCGCCTTCGCGGACCTGGAGCGAGATACCGTCGACGGCCCGGACGCCGCGCTCGTCCTCCATGACCACGTCCTCGCAGGCGAGGACGGTGTCGCCGGGCGTCGCGTCGGGGCGGTCGACGTCCATCAGCACCTCGCGGCCGACCATCATCTCCGCCAGGTCGTTCCGAGTGACCTCCTCGGTCGGGACCGTACCGACCTTCTCCCCGTCGCGGAGGACGGTCACGTCGTCGGCCGAGTTCATCGCCTCGCCGAGC containing:
- a CDS encoding NAD(+)/NADH kinase, with the translated sequence MDVGIVAQKGNERAAGLADEIRRTLRAEGVDVLVDEATAAHLPVDGVSVDRMRERDLVVSIGGDGTFLYAARGAGSTPIMGVNLGEVGFLNAVSPAEAVDAVTDAVDRLRETGEVRYREVPRLRAEGEDWSLEPAINEVVVQGEQRGPGSGAEIAVEVDGATYTEGHADGVIVATQTGSTAYNLSEDGPLVRPDLDALVITEMCAADGMPPLVASEDCEVTVRVADAPAGYAISDGRTQRRLDPPETVRITTAGRPVRLAGPTVDFFEALEKLD
- a CDS encoding KaiC domain-containing protein, which codes for MVGVSEGTEDWFERALQSEDGADDDASADLPDEAANDGVEAADGTTVDDGPNRDGSAIGDGPTTEDDPERADDDSLFEEDFASALSGSGAAGVGDAEGFGDALDVDDDPAAGTGFGMNDGFGGDDLGGGFDGDDFGMGGGFGGGDFDDEEFESDLPRIELGIEGLDDMIQGGVPERSLMVTIGSAGTGKTTFGLQFLNHALERGERAVYITLEESKHRVVNSATEKGYAFDEYVDEGRLAVVDIDPVEMANSLTSIRSELPRLVDEFGASRLVLDSVSLLEMMYDDRATRRNEIYDFTKSLKRAGVTTMLTSEASEDSPYASRHGIVEYLTDAVFILQYVRPSDFRETRLAVEIQKIRDANHSRETKPYEITNEGLSVYRQANIF
- a CDS encoding amphi-Trp domain-containing protein yields the protein MAQKTGTKTSMSREQLGEYLQDLGRQLAGEEGVTVRIENRNVTLRPSDSVSVEVEVTERSSLLRSNREKVSLDMSWKPKKRK
- a CDS encoding universal stress protein, with the translated sequence MTKDVLVAYDGSPQSESALEYALAEHADANLTVLTAIDPGEAGYGARAATPSYPEEWYERARETAEETLAEAEEHAEREGVSVETAVEVGGPANAIVEYAEEHDVDLIVTGSHGRSGMTRILLGSVAETVVRRSPVPVTVVR
- a CDS encoding ATP-binding protein codes for the protein MADLGDYTEYDPDDDAEESSSGGVTGNGASADGDAGASADGDASAFEEVDATVAGEDRGIGTVAVSEGLCIGEEEDETTLRAYVTAENRPNVRIGKYLLVPYPDEGGRGASAGEKLFCRITALEYVQEYASDDATEIHARRAMRKDGIDEADYKFLASLEPVAILYEDGGELKRRMTDRVPKPETPVREATDASEIKTGLKMPDDGVFLGHLSVGGEKVRTAAEPPTIDYRLKDDYEDGDPLVFRHTLVAGGTGSGKTHASKNVLRQFLDSDRTYDMDDGRQARAAVVQFDPQDEYAQMHDDNPDVTAEDRRRYEREGIAHGGHDDTKALVPVVDGTSYGADHHRAEQVEFTIPFSMVRSNRWLIAGGRLNDNQFNALDVLVDRFFRQYGNEGTYDQFLSYLDDPALREELHEAGTVHEATFDAVKRRVRGFGDVFDGDARPITDLVSELVRPGGLTVVPTYHVNDTRATEVIVLAVSSLLIDQKLSNAPTYDRIKETPLVVGMDEAHNFLTDAESVQARKVIGKFTDAAKQGRKERLGLFLITQDPQDIADPVFKQINSTVVLNLGDEDAISSVNIPSNLEGKVPYMEKGQMVVYSPDNSEPVELIGLSKCLTKHGRE
- a CDS encoding DUF7113 family protein, with amino-acid sequence MLLVRGSAGGTELTGTVYERGERAPSFKGAPDEDAPYVWVCDEFYEVESGGTTQEVGGRELRIAFESPMPRGFDTREQALEAAKDHVRTQFARIGVDGEDVEIEVQKEEPGAEV
- a CDS encoding TrmB family transcriptional regulator, which produces MGNVEEATAALQELGLTEYEARCFVALARMTTGTAKEISQVAEVPRSRVYDTVERLDERGLVDVQHSEPREYKAVPTEVAFRRLQEDYDSRIEAAENALKQVEEPDSDDDEGMWAIAQADHVTDRVVALLGDAESAVHHLVAAESVIDDRILDELAAAADRGAAVVVEVPDEGLRERFEDAVPDATVVVSEGLRETEDVYGEWPAQLLMVDRQSVVAAGVEESGLPDVTRELAVWTYGNDHGFAVWTRELLADRLPDSVFEE
- a CDS encoding DNA double-strand break repair nuclease NurA, with protein sequence MTLDPVHFDGIAELARKISEDVDDDDHRDLATDVWENYLDPLVDDGRRVIEPVGDLRRRCVDVEAAALQDPPFPTTHGLDSGTINPTTFKNGLVLDVAQAAMSGCPSDLELHRSRSLVATVHASDVTVRLPEDWVRYDEGYSRRRVLQAPRVSRFTEGVVHALALYLAESSHALEHADAVSDLLVLDGPLYPKELLNWQDRDAELRELTHDAKPRAIVENYVRLVERFVDEGTPLIGFVKNPSAKLITRVVSEKGVPAPWVDDTALFTRLLERERDGGDRRTDQLTFTNWFVSRGGSDRTLAADGDALGIDREMDPGAYEVTFFVVYDPREDVLYKVEAPYAFAGDDETRERLERQVLAEIAAERGPPAAVHKADALARISREEKRSLRRTFERRLDSEELRTYDDVRWEDE
- a CDS encoding ABC transporter permease — translated: MTEEMGGLSERFGNPSGRIVVAAVAVLALLGLAAAALVAPESGAATLFGIIASKSALSSTLRLAAPIVFAALGGIFAEKSGVINIGLEGLLIISAFAAVYGTDVTGSLWAGFLVGVVASTLLAAVFAVVCIEFRADQIIAGLAVWLIALGLAPFASQVIYNGPNTSSVQSFNTITVPVLADVPFLGALFDATPAVYLMFLAVALSWYTLNRTSFGRWVRAAGENPKALDTAGVSVSRVRYSAVLLSGVLSGMGGASLAFNIGQFTGNGPTMVNGKGFIAIVAYLFGNYNPIGAMLSTMLFAGLDAIQIRLQTVGTFAVPDSLIRTIPFVTVILVLALVGKTRIPEAAGDHYESGED
- a CDS encoding ABC transporter permease, whose product is MSDGGWIDRIRQGLVDLSRASAGERLFIAGAALLLSILVGTLIIVVSGFIATCRTPVMTLGGQTLCYDPVLVFDRLFLGALGDPLSGGWSPLNPQFAVTLRETTVLIFTGLSVALAFRAGIFNIGTQGQLVVGALASALAVLWVAPFLSGALGTLVLIPFGLFVGALGGGLYGAIPGALKAYADANEVITTIMLNFVASLVALYLVNAHFGDPNSQANQTVTLPDYATFPTVLFDPRLDFSLIALLVAFAFVGGIYYMLEHTSFGYDIRTSGLQPEAAEYGGVDSARTVVASLTLSGALGGIGGAVYVLMVLGNFQTGVPSYGFDGITVSILAGNHPVGAVFAAFLFGVLKSGSSVVDFATDVPPQLIGVLRGLIILFVAMPEFFRIIGRRISAPGEGDRPAAAGGADDD
- a CDS encoding ABC transporter ATP-binding protein, with amino-acid sequence MTGAVHLDGITKRFPGVVANDDVDLRVERGTVHALLGENGAGKTTLMNVLYGLYQPEEGNVIVNGEKRNFDSPRDAIDAGVGMIHQHFMLVDPMTVAENITLGNEPRKWLGMTVDDERARREVVELSERYGFDVDPDALIEDLSVGAQQRVEILKALYRGADVLILDEPTAVLTPQEVEDLFSVFEELTDQGKTIIFITHKLGEAMNSADDVTVLRDGEKVGTVPTEEVTRNDLAEMMVGREVLMDVDRPDATPGDTVLACEDVVMEDERGVRAVDGISLQVREGEVFGIAGVDGNGQSELVEAITGLDFADEGRVVFDGEDVTEDRRRERTEAGMAYIPEDRQERGLVMDFDLVSNGLLGSQHAEPYANRGRIDWKHTRDHAETIVDEYDVRPPDADAKAQSLSGGNQQKFVVGRELARDPRLVVASHPTRGVDIGSTEFIHDRINDLRAEGKAILLVSSKLDEVQSLSDRLGVIYEGQLMDVVDPDAVTEEQLGLLMAGQRPDIEVGGLEVTG